In Alicyclobacillus macrosporangiidus CPP55, a single window of DNA contains:
- a CDS encoding MFS transporter translates to MDRQLGWIPAVFQNRDFSLFFAGQAVSRLGDSMFTIAIVWLMHELTNSSLWMSVVLAAGFIPHVVIAPVSGVLVNRWHKRRVMIRTDVLRFLLLTALTSATAAHHAAPWMLVAANLLLATASTFATPAYVVVQKQIVREHQLMQANSVNQTALNITQIIGYAAGGTLIGVLGAAAAFAIDAVSFLCAITAMLLIRVSEPALERKPLTGLNLVRDIAQGVRIAARFPLVRLLTPVLLSYTFFVIAVENLLLVQYIANTLHQGSAAVGAVNATMAVGELAGSLLVTSVTRRFPVQRLLVFNMLVTGLCVGLTGIAPNVPVICALFGIGGFCMSMVNITFFTSIQQVIPSESLAAVWGMVAAVFNAVVPLGQLVFGAVGLAVAPGPLILILGLCAALCAAAPLWSPGLRRQLLVARPMEAGPAP, encoded by the coding sequence GTGGACCGACAACTGGGCTGGATTCCTGCCGTATTCCAAAATCGTGATTTTTCCCTGTTTTTCGCGGGTCAGGCGGTCTCCCGCCTCGGCGACAGCATGTTCACCATCGCCATCGTCTGGCTGATGCACGAGTTGACCAATTCATCGCTCTGGATGTCCGTGGTCCTTGCGGCGGGATTCATCCCGCACGTGGTGATCGCTCCCGTCTCCGGCGTGTTGGTGAACCGTTGGCACAAACGCCGCGTGATGATCCGCACCGACGTGCTGCGATTTCTGTTGCTTACGGCTCTGACCTCAGCCACTGCAGCGCACCACGCCGCACCGTGGATGCTCGTCGCGGCCAACCTCCTGTTGGCGACTGCCAGCACCTTCGCCACTCCCGCCTACGTCGTGGTGCAGAAACAGATTGTGCGCGAGCATCAGCTCATGCAGGCCAATTCCGTCAACCAGACGGCGCTCAACATCACGCAGATCATCGGCTACGCCGCCGGCGGCACCCTCATCGGCGTGCTCGGCGCGGCCGCCGCGTTCGCCATCGACGCGGTCAGCTTCCTGTGTGCCATCACCGCGATGCTGCTCATCCGCGTGTCGGAACCGGCGCTCGAACGCAAGCCCCTGACCGGGCTGAACTTGGTGCGCGACATCGCCCAGGGGGTACGCATCGCCGCCCGGTTCCCGCTCGTCCGCCTGCTGACGCCAGTGCTCCTGTCGTACACCTTCTTCGTGATCGCGGTCGAAAACCTGCTGCTGGTGCAGTACATCGCCAACACCCTGCACCAGGGGTCAGCGGCGGTGGGCGCGGTGAACGCCACGATGGCCGTGGGTGAGCTGGCAGGCAGCCTCCTCGTCACGTCCGTCACCAGACGCTTCCCCGTACAGAGGCTGCTGGTCTTCAACATGCTCGTCACCGGTCTGTGCGTCGGGCTCACCGGGATCGCCCCCAACGTCCCGGTCATCTGCGCCCTGTTCGGCATCGGCGGGTTCTGCATGAGCATGGTGAACATCACGTTTTTCACCAGCATTCAACAGGTCATTCCGTCGGAATCCCTGGCGGCGGTGTGGGGCATGGTCGCGGCCGTGTTCAACGCCGTGGTTCCGTTGGGCCAGTTGGTGTTCGGCGCGGTCGGGCTGGCCGTTGCGCCCGGCCCCTTGATTCTGATCCTCGGCCTGTGCGCCGCCCTGTGCGCTGCAGCCCCCCTCTGGTCCCCCGGGCTGCGCCGGCAGCTGCTCGTCGCCAGGCCCATGGAGGCGGGCCCCGCGCCTTGA
- a CDS encoding ECF transporter S component has protein sequence MGAVRGRAKPPVGTVPAGPVPGGGPSAARARRALAVIACLAALAVVLAGAWLGWPWYATAAGALLLGAYAALELYEAYASDPKSIAFVATLAALASVGRAAMQGIPGVQPATFLILASGFSLGPVTGAAVGAFTAIGSNVFLGEGGWTPWQMAAWGMAGASAGWLRRLWPRLTWRALIPFGFAWGYLFGWVMNTWSLLGGGRPTWTAYLALCAASIWFDTLHALANAAFAAAAGRPTLSVLERFRRRLPQPASPYTSSMGEER, from the coding sequence GTGGGCGCGGTGAGGGGGCGCGCAAAACCGCCCGTGGGGACCGTGCCCGCCGGACCGGTTCCGGGCGGCGGCCCTTCGGCGGCTCGAGCGCGGCGCGCGTTGGCCGTGATCGCCTGCTTGGCGGCGCTCGCCGTGGTGCTCGCGGGCGCCTGGCTCGGCTGGCCGTGGTACGCCACCGCCGCGGGGGCGCTGCTGCTCGGCGCCTATGCCGCCCTCGAGCTATATGAGGCGTACGCGTCCGATCCGAAGTCCATCGCTTTTGTCGCCACCCTGGCCGCTCTGGCATCGGTGGGGCGGGCGGCGATGCAGGGCATCCCCGGGGTACAGCCAGCAACCTTCCTGATCCTGGCCAGCGGGTTCTCCCTTGGCCCCGTCACCGGGGCGGCGGTGGGGGCGTTCACCGCCATCGGATCGAACGTGTTCCTGGGGGAGGGCGGCTGGACCCCGTGGCAGATGGCCGCCTGGGGAATGGCGGGGGCGTCCGCGGGCTGGCTGCGCCGCCTGTGGCCGCGCCTGACCTGGCGGGCGTTGATCCCGTTCGGGTTCGCGTGGGGGTATCTGTTCGGTTGGGTCATGAACACCTGGTCTCTTCTCGGGGGCGGCCGCCCGACCTGGACGGCGTATCTCGCCCTGTGCGCCGCCAGCATCTGGTTCGATACCCTGCACGCGTTGGCGAATGCGGCCTTCGCAGCGGCCGCGGGCCGGCCGACCTTGTCGGTCTTGGAACGGTTTCGCCGCCGGCTTCCGCAGCCGGCGAGTCCATATACGTCATCCATGGGAGAGGAGCGATGA
- a CDS encoding CoA-binding protein, protein MSTIPDQTLADLMANSRLIASVGLIDDPSRPSYQVAMYQQSQGYKVIPVNPNVDSVLGHKAVRTVQEIPEPVDIVNVFTHGDQAPKIVDDAIAKGAKAVWLQPGVESPEAEAKARQAGLQVISHRCFKTEHQRLLSHQQM, encoded by the coding sequence GTGAGCACGATACCCGATCAGACGCTGGCCGATCTCATGGCCAACTCCCGCCTCATCGCCTCCGTCGGGCTGATCGACGATCCCAGCCGTCCGAGCTATCAGGTGGCGATGTACCAACAGTCGCAGGGATACAAGGTGATCCCGGTCAATCCCAACGTGGACTCCGTGCTGGGCCATAAGGCAGTGCGGACCGTGCAGGAGATCCCGGAGCCGGTGGACATCGTCAACGTCTTCACGCACGGCGACCAAGCGCCGAAGATCGTCGACGACGCCATCGCCAAGGGAGCGAAAGCCGTCTGGCTGCAGCCGGGCGTGGAGAGCCCGGAGGCCGAAGCCAAGGCGCGCCAGGCCGGCCTGCAGGTGATCTCGCACCGCTGCTTCAAGACGGAACACCAACGCCTGTTGTCACACCAGCAGATGTGA
- a CDS encoding winged helix-turn-helix transcriptional regulator: MAFHQMCPKFESAFELLGKRWTGLIIRALMSGPKRFKDISEMIPNMSDRMLAERFKELEAAGILVRKVYPETPVRIEYELTEKGKGLGPVMDEVQRWADTWLDPGQKPD, translated from the coding sequence ATGGCGTTTCATCAGATGTGCCCCAAGTTTGAATCTGCCTTCGAACTGCTCGGAAAGCGTTGGACAGGCCTCATCATCCGCGCGCTGATGAGCGGTCCGAAGCGGTTTAAAGACATCTCCGAGATGATCCCCAACATGAGCGATCGCATGTTGGCGGAGCGGTTCAAGGAGCTGGAGGCGGCGGGCATTCTGGTGCGCAAGGTGTATCCGGAGACGCCCGTCCGCATCGAATACGAGTTGACCGAGAAAGGCAAGGGGTTGGGGCCGGTGATGGACGAGGTCCAGCGCTGGGCCGACACGTGGCTGGATCCCGGCCAAAAGCCGGACTGA
- a CDS encoding prenyltransferase/squalene oxidase repeat-containing protein, which translates to MKRITQAAAAALVTVCTGVPAALAATPASIPSASGTSSAVSAASTSTSQGNPSSAVHPETAAPSAQSTAASASQWMWQKQATKMPDWTAIATFAATGKRQVNAALDAEASGLSTSTDAARFILGALAAGEDPHQTKSGDVVAKLARAQLTSGQDAGKFADNLDRTGTDLINAQAWAIIALEDAGGASYNRAAAAQWLLAHQNDDGGFGYSSQYSSSDADDTASALVALSLLGYTADNPAVAKAIAFLKTQQADDGGFVNGGKTSNADSTGVVVDALESLGIDPQSWAKPGGTPLSALLSFYDSASGGFRYDNTGGAYSGVSGYSTRDALIGLGALQSGRSVYQRLHWQHFTWLNSYWAGIYRAGGAWDHGQWKSWAQLRAMAVAGSYVWMLTPDWQAVVKAHGKWVVSGGHKVWVPWGEQLAEQALRDSFGLDTVHLNLL; encoded by the coding sequence ATGAAACGCATCACCCAGGCGGCTGCGGCCGCTCTCGTCACCGTATGCACCGGCGTGCCGGCGGCCCTGGCCGCCACGCCGGCGTCCATTCCATCCGCATCCGGCACGTCATCGGCGGTCTCCGCCGCCTCCACCTCCACCTCGCAGGGCAACCCGTCGTCGGCAGTGCATCCGGAGACGGCGGCGCCCTCCGCCCAGAGCACGGCTGCGTCCGCCAGCCAGTGGATGTGGCAGAAGCAGGCGACGAAGATGCCCGACTGGACGGCGATCGCGACCTTTGCGGCGACCGGGAAGCGGCAGGTCAATGCCGCGCTCGACGCGGAGGCATCGGGGCTCTCCACCAGCACAGACGCCGCCCGATTCATCCTCGGGGCGTTGGCCGCCGGGGAGGATCCGCACCAGACGAAGTCGGGCGATGTGGTCGCGAAGCTGGCCCGCGCTCAGCTCACCTCCGGCCAGGACGCCGGGAAGTTCGCCGACAACCTGGACAGGACGGGGACCGACCTCATCAACGCCCAGGCGTGGGCCATCATCGCCCTGGAAGACGCGGGCGGCGCCTCGTACAACCGCGCCGCGGCCGCTCAGTGGTTGTTGGCGCACCAAAACGACGATGGCGGGTTCGGGTACTCGTCGCAGTACAGCAGCAGCGACGCGGATGACACGGCCAGCGCCCTGGTGGCGCTGTCGTTGCTCGGCTACACTGCGGACAACCCGGCGGTGGCCAAGGCGATCGCGTTTCTCAAAACCCAACAGGCGGACGACGGCGGTTTCGTAAACGGTGGCAAGACCAGCAACGCGGACTCCACCGGCGTCGTGGTGGACGCGCTGGAGAGCCTCGGGATCGATCCGCAGTCCTGGGCCAAGCCGGGCGGGACGCCATTGAGCGCACTGCTGTCCTTCTACGACTCGGCCAGCGGCGGCTTCCGGTACGACAACACGGGCGGCGCGTACTCGGGGGTGAGCGGTTACTCGACGCGCGACGCGCTGATCGGCCTCGGCGCCCTTCAGAGCGGCCGCTCGGTGTACCAGCGTCTCCACTGGCAGCACTTCACTTGGCTGAACAGCTACTGGGCGGGGATTTACCGGGCCGGGGGCGCCTGGGATCACGGCCAGTGGAAATCGTGGGCGCAGCTGCGGGCGATGGCCGTGGCGGGATCGTACGTGTGGATGCTGACGCCCGATTGGCAGGCTGTGGTGAAGGCCCACGGCAAATGGGTGGTCTCGGGCGGCCACAAGGTCTGGGTGCCGTGGGGCGAGCAGCTGGCCGAGCAGGCCCTGCGGGACAGCTTCGGCCTCGACACCGTACATCTGAACCTGTTGTGA
- the rbsK gene encoding ribokinase: MTKVLVAGSVNMDIVNAVHRHPRPGETVHGLGTRYIPGGKGANQAVAAARAGASVTFVGAVGSDAFGGPLREALVHAGVDVSKVGTKPGSSGLAFITVAESGENTIILSAGANGEVTPEDVDAAADALAACDVVLLQNEVPWETTVHAMRRARNLGRQVYLNLAPARPLSDEELRLVDVLVVNETEAEAVSGVPVESPDDAIEAGRRLVARGAEAVLVTLGAKGSVWVDPAGDPILTPAFAVQPVDTTAAGDTFVGAFAAVRGAGMPVHEALRFASAAAALKVTRPGAQTGIPERADIEAFLKMH; the protein is encoded by the coding sequence GTGACGAAGGTGCTCGTTGCGGGCAGCGTCAATATGGACATCGTCAACGCGGTGCACCGGCACCCGAGGCCGGGGGAGACGGTGCACGGCTTGGGGACCCGCTACATCCCGGGCGGAAAAGGGGCGAACCAGGCGGTGGCGGCCGCCCGGGCGGGGGCGTCGGTGACCTTCGTCGGGGCGGTGGGGAGCGACGCCTTCGGCGGCCCGCTGCGGGAGGCCCTCGTTCATGCGGGCGTGGATGTCTCGAAGGTCGGGACCAAGCCGGGCTCGTCCGGGTTGGCCTTCATCACGGTCGCCGAGTCGGGGGAGAACACCATCATCCTCTCGGCGGGGGCCAACGGCGAGGTGACGCCCGAGGACGTGGACGCCGCTGCGGACGCCCTGGCCGCCTGCGACGTGGTGCTGCTGCAGAACGAGGTGCCGTGGGAGACCACCGTGCACGCCATGCGGCGGGCGCGAAACCTGGGCCGCCAGGTCTACCTCAATCTGGCGCCCGCCCGGCCGCTGTCCGACGAGGAGCTGCGGCTGGTCGACGTGCTCGTCGTCAACGAGACCGAGGCGGAAGCGGTCAGCGGCGTCCCCGTGGAATCGCCGGATGACGCCATTGAGGCGGGCCGCCGGTTGGTGGCCCGCGGGGCGGAGGCGGTCCTGGTGACGCTCGGGGCCAAGGGTTCGGTCTGGGTCGATCCCGCGGGCGACCCCATCCTCACGCCCGCATTCGCGGTTCAGCCCGTGGACACGACCGCTGCGGGCGACACCTTCGTCGGGGCGTTCGCCGCGGTGCGCGGCGCCGGGATGCCGGTGCACGAGGCACTGCGCTTCGCTTCCGCGGCGGCCGCTCTCAAGGTCACGCGGCCCGGGGCCCAGACCGGCATCCCCGAGCGGGCCGATATCGAGGCATTCCTCAAGATGCACTGA
- a CDS encoding DUF420 domain-containing protein, translated as MQLFLPYFNEACILASAVAMALGWFQIRRRRVEAHRRLMLAGVVLAALFFVTYVAKTILIGDTAFGGPERWRLPYQVFLQVHSVLATVAAILGIITLRAAFRENFSFHRRIGPWTASIWFITAASGLMVFLLLYIIFPPGPTTDLFRAWIGH; from the coding sequence GTGCAACTGTTTCTGCCTTACTTCAACGAGGCATGCATCCTGGCCAGCGCCGTCGCGATGGCCCTCGGTTGGTTCCAGATCCGGCGCCGCCGCGTCGAGGCGCACCGCCGCTTGATGTTGGCGGGCGTGGTGCTGGCGGCGCTGTTTTTCGTGACCTACGTGGCGAAGACCATCCTCATCGGCGACACCGCCTTCGGCGGACCAGAGCGCTGGCGCCTCCCGTACCAGGTGTTCCTGCAGGTGCACTCCGTGCTGGCCACCGTCGCCGCCATCCTCGGCATCATCACCCTCCGCGCCGCGTTCCGCGAGAACTTCTCCTTTCACAGGCGGATCGGCCCTTGGACCGCCTCGATCTGGTTCATCACGGCCGCCAGCGGCCTGATGGTGTTCCTGTTGCTGTACATCATCTTTCCGCCAGGTCCGACGACCGATCTTTTCCGCGCTTGGATCGGGCATTGA
- a CDS encoding ABC transporter ATP-binding protein: MLEVQVEGLSYTYPGAQAPALQDVSLTVPPGTWLLLHGDTGSGKSTLLKCLSGACPAFYGGTMAGRVRIGGLSPQEMSAADRVQRIGVVYQDPEAQQVHATVAREVAFTLENLGVPPQEMGWRVAEALAMVGLSDRAGDPVASLSGGLRQRVALAAALVHQPGVLLLDEPASQIDPVAAEELWDVLRRLRDDFGLTLVMSEHRVDRLYGWVDQVAVLSQGRLVQLGPPREVAAWLREVHPANAPVLARLWPASEVPALTVREVRQRIRQGLRADGGEGLRAPSGEGPQCRGGEGVAADGADDDFGRRRRPPAGEAEASAGRDTEGDIAIGVERAVLLYPPSDVRALDECTAGLVRGRVTALIGPNGAGKSTLLRVWAGLQPLAGGRLTGALRGADPPGRRAGSRFRTGAAKAESAPPSRVAFLPQNPNDLLSQETVEEELGLSLRLQGAGEARTREVVAEVARAFGIDPLLPRHPRDLSGGERMRVALAALAVAEPELLLLDEPTRGLDPAQKQALGRWLRASGRTVAVATHDLEFVAEFADRVLFVDQGQVVLSGTPGEVFGQALWFAPVLARALRGVAPGILCLADAVAAGWAR; the protein is encoded by the coding sequence GTGCTTGAGGTCCAGGTGGAAGGGCTCAGCTACACCTACCCGGGCGCGCAGGCGCCCGCTCTCCAGGACGTGTCCCTCACCGTTCCGCCCGGGACGTGGCTGCTGTTGCACGGGGACACCGGGTCAGGCAAGTCGACCTTGCTCAAGTGCCTGTCGGGGGCCTGTCCCGCGTTCTACGGCGGGACCATGGCCGGACGGGTGCGCATCGGCGGCCTCTCGCCGCAGGAGATGTCCGCCGCCGACCGGGTTCAGCGCATCGGTGTGGTGTACCAGGACCCGGAGGCGCAGCAGGTGCACGCCACCGTTGCGCGCGAGGTCGCGTTCACCCTGGAGAATCTCGGCGTGCCGCCGCAAGAGATGGGCTGGCGCGTCGCCGAAGCGCTGGCGATGGTCGGCCTGTCGGACCGGGCCGGCGATCCCGTCGCCTCGCTGTCCGGGGGCCTGCGCCAGCGCGTGGCGCTGGCGGCCGCTTTGGTGCACCAACCCGGCGTGCTGTTGTTGGACGAGCCGGCGTCGCAGATCGATCCGGTCGCGGCCGAGGAACTCTGGGACGTTCTCCGCCGCCTGCGGGACGACTTCGGTCTGACCCTCGTCATGAGCGAGCACCGCGTGGACCGGCTGTACGGCTGGGTGGACCAGGTCGCGGTCCTTTCCCAGGGCCGGCTGGTGCAGTTGGGGCCGCCGCGGGAGGTGGCAGCCTGGCTGCGCGAGGTACACCCCGCCAACGCTCCGGTGCTGGCGCGTCTGTGGCCTGCGTCCGAGGTGCCGGCCCTGACCGTCCGCGAGGTGCGCCAGCGGATCCGCCAGGGGCTGCGCGCGGACGGCGGGGAGGGACTGCGCGCGCCCAGCGGAGAGGGACCGCAGTGCCGCGGCGGGGAGGGCGTCGCCGCGGACGGCGCGGATGACGACTTCGGGCGCCGCAGGAGGCCTCCCGCCGGAGAGGCCGAGGCGAGCGCGGGACGCGATACCGAGGGTGACATCGCCATCGGCGTCGAACGGGCGGTGCTCCTCTATCCGCCCTCGGACGTGCGGGCCCTCGACGAGTGCACGGCTGGGCTGGTGCGCGGTCGGGTGACCGCGCTCATCGGCCCCAACGGCGCAGGCAAGTCGACCTTGCTTCGGGTGTGGGCGGGCCTGCAGCCCCTGGCCGGGGGCCGACTCACCGGGGCGCTCCGGGGTGCCGACCCGCCGGGCCGGCGGGCGGGGAGCCGCTTCCGCACGGGGGCGGCCAAGGCGGAGAGCGCGCCGCCCTCGCGCGTGGCCTTCCTCCCGCAGAATCCGAACGATCTCCTGAGCCAGGAGACCGTCGAGGAGGAGCTGGGGCTGTCGCTCCGCCTTCAGGGGGCCGGCGAGGCGCGCACTCGGGAGGTCGTGGCGGAGGTCGCGCGGGCCTTCGGGATCGATCCGCTGCTTCCCCGCCATCCGCGGGATCTGTCGGGCGGGGAGCGGATGCGCGTTGCGCTGGCCGCCCTGGCTGTGGCGGAACCTGAGTTGCTGCTGCTCGACGAGCCGACGCGCGGGCTGGATCCGGCGCAGAAGCAGGCCCTAGGCCGCTGGCTGCGGGCGAGCGGCCGGACGGTGGCGGTGGCAACGCATGACCTGGAGTTCGTCGCCGAGTTCGCCGACCGGGTGCTGTTCGTCGATCAGGGCCAGGTGGTGTTGTCCGGCACCCCGGGTGAGGTGTTCGGACAGGCCCTCTGGTTCGCCCCCGTGCTGGCCCGCGCCTTGCGCGGCGTGGCACCTGGGATCCTGTGTCTGGCCGACGCCGTGGCGGCCGGGTGGGCGCGGTGA